GGAAGAGGGGCCACCGGCTGAGCAGGGGTAGGGCTGGGATCCGGTTCTGGAGGCGCTTCTGTGGTTGTCTCTCCTTCAGATTCGCTTTCAGACTGCGTTTCCGATTCGGTAAGGGCGGGGTCAGGGTCATCCTCAAACACCAGCTCGCCTTCGGGATCCCGCAACAACCCTAGATCTTCTAAATCTAGGGCTTCTGAGGGATCCGTCCCGGTGGTCTCGGCTGTTTCTGGATCCGGTTCTTCGGTGGGGGTCTCTGTTCTCCCGCCCGGAGCCAACAGCAGGCGCATCCCCCAAAAGGTACCTGTCATGATGGCAACCATCAGGGCCACCCCACCCAAAATCGGCCAAGCTTTGTGTCCAAAGGCTTTACGTCCAGTTTCCTGAGGGGAAATCAGTCGATACGTGCCTTCCTGCCCATCCATCGCTGCTAAGGTACGCTCCGAAAAAATCGGGGTTGTCGGCGGTGTCATGCGAGAGATGGGGGCAATCAGGCTGGCGGTGCCCTCCAGTTGCAGGGATCCCTCCAGTTGGGCACTGAGGATTTTCATATCCTGAGGCCGCTGGTCCGGGTCTTTGGCCAGACAAGAGAGCACCACCTGTTCCAGCTCTACCGGAATGGGGTAGGGCAGAGCGGAGCGGTCAAAGGGTTGAGGAGGCTGGTGGTTGTGGGCGTCATACCAACCGGGGAAAGAATCGGTTTTGGGTCGCAGGGGCTGTTGCCCAGTTAACATGCGATACAGCACCACCCCAAACGAGTAAATGTCAGAGCGGGCATCCAATTCTTCTCCCCGCACTTGCTCGGGCGAGGCATAGCGCACGGTTCCCAAAAAACCGGTGGTCTGGGTGCCAAGGGCAATGGAAACATCGCTGAGCAGCTTGGCAATACCGAAATCGAGGATTTTGATGGTTTCGCCCAAGGTTTCGTCTTTGATGGCAAAGATATTGCTGGGTTTGATATCCCGATGGATGACTCCTTTAATCGCATGGCCATCTTGATTGGTCTCTAGACTGTGGGCATAGTACAGACCTGCGCAGACCTGCCGCGCGATATTGACCACACGGTTGGGGGGCATGGGTTTGTACTTGAGCATCAGCTCACCCAAGCTGTGGCCGGTCAGATACTCCATCACCAGATAGGGGTGATTGCTTTCCAAGCCATAGTCGAGCACTTTGACAATGGAGGGATGCTCCCCCAGCAAAGTGCTGATGCGGACTTCCTGCCCGAACCGCTTGCGCAATTGCTGCTGAGTCTTCTCGTCTCCAGCCAAGTTTTGGTGCAAGAGCTTCACCGCCACTGGACGATTAAACAGGCGTGTGTCGATTGCTTTAAACACTTGGCCCATGCCACCCGCTGAGATGCTTTGAACCAGTTGATAGCGCTGACCGATCAACTTCCCAGGAGCAAGCTGGTTCATAAGCGGCAGAGGAGCTTTTACCCTCCGATTCTAATGCGTGCGGCTACTAGACGGTCTGTATTCTGCCTGACGGTCTTTTCAAGGTGTGAATGGACGGTTAAAAGCCGCTTGTAAGAATCTGATAGACTCATGCGGGCACTTTGTCCCGTTCGGGTGTATTCGCTGTTTGTCAGGTGATCTATGTTTGCCAAGTTCGCCAACTGGACCCAGATGCATGGGGATCCTCTGGCAGTAGCCATTGGCCCGGTGGAGAATCCGGTGCTGGTGTTTTTGATCATCATGACGATCATGCTGGTGGCCCCCTTGCTGTTTGAGCGGGTACGGTTGCCGGGGATCATCGGGTTGATCTTGGCCGGCTTGGTGGTTGGCCCCTACGGCCTGGGCATCCTGCAGCGGGACGACACCATTATCCTGCTCGGCACAGTGGGGCTGTTGTTCCTCATGTTTATGGCTGGGTTGGAAACCAGCCTGGAGGATTTGAAGTTGAATGCGGGCAAGGCCAGTATTTTTGGTGCCCTCACTTTTTTGTTACCAATGCTGATTGGCACCGGGGCCATGCTGGCGCTGGGTTACAACTTTTTGGCGGCGGTGCTGGTAGCCTCCTGTTTTGCCTCCCACACCCTGATTGGCCTGCCGATTGTCTCGAAGCTGGGTTTGATGCGCCTACAAACGGTGACCGCAACCCTGGGGGCAACCCTGATCACCAATGTTTTGGCGCTGTTGGTGCTGGCGGTGGTGGTGCGGGCCCATCAAGGGGAACTGACGCTGCAATTTTGGCTTACCCTGATCCCTTTGCTCACCCTCTACACCTTTGCCACCCTCTGGGGAGTTCCGAAGCTGGGAGGTTGGTTCTTTCAGCGCTTCGGGCACGATGAAGGGGCGGAGTTTACCTTCGTCATCGCCACCCTATTTGTGGTGGCCTATGGGGCAGAACTGATTGGCATTGAGCCGGTGGTGGGAGCCTTTCTGGCGGGTACCGCCATTACGCCGATCATCCCGCAGCTGAGTCCGCTCATGAACCGGATTCAGTTCATTGGTAATACCCTGTTTGTGCCCTTCTTTTTGATCTCGGTGGGGATGCTGATCAACCCCGGCATTCTGTTGGGGGAGCCGCGATCTCTGCTAGTGGGGGGGGTGATGATCGGGGCGGAGGTGGTGAGCAAGTTTGGGGCTGCTTGGATCCCGGCACAACTGTTTGGCTGGCGCTTCTCTAGCACGATGGTGATGTTTGGCCTGTCAATGGCTCAGGCGGCGGCAACGCTGGCGGCAATCACGGTGGCCTTTGAGGTGGAGCTGGTGGATGAGCTGACGGTGAATGGCACCATCGCCATGATCCTGGTCACCTGTGTTGCTTCTCCTTGGATTGTCGCCCGCTGGGGGGAACAAATGCAGCCGACGGAAGTGCTGGCAGAATCGACGGAATTACCGAAGCCTCGATGGGGAAGCCGGGTCTTGGTGCCGGTGGCCAACCCGGATACCGAGAATAATCTGCTGCGGCTGGCTTTAATTCTGGCCAAAAAAGAGGGTGGAACGCTGCTTCCCCTCCATGTGCTGGTGGATCGCACCGGCATTTCACCGGGAGCGCTTTCCCAGCAGGAGCAGTTGTTGGCTTTTGCAGAAGCCTTTGCTCACAGTGCCCTGACCCAGGTGGAACCGATTCGGCGGGTGGATGACTCTATTGATAAAGGGATCGTCCGCTCGGCAGCAGAACGGCAGGCCAGCTTGGTGGTGCTGGGGTGGAAGGGCTACTCCACCTATGCAGAGAATTTTTTCGGCAGTGTCATCGATGCAGTAGTACGGCAGGCCGGGATCCCGGTGCTGATCACCCGCTTTCCGGTGGCGATCGAAATGACCCGACGCATTCTCTTGGCTGCTGCTGAGCCGGAGGTATCTGCCCGTTCCCTGCAGGAGACGGTGGGATTGGCGCAAACCTTGGCCAACGAGTTGAAAGCCGGTCTGCAGGTTCTCTTGGTGCAAACCCGACCGGGAGGGGAACGAGCAGTTCCTAAGCCGAAGTTGGACGAAACAGACTTCCCGAACTTACCGATTCAACGGGTGCAGGGGGGTGTGGTGGCGGAAGTTCTCAAGGCACTGCAGCCGGGAGATCTGTTAATGTTGATCCCCAGCGAAGGTCGCAATCCATCCCGCTTAGGGCGAGAACCGGAGATCATCGCCCGCAATCGACCCACCCTTTCCATGATCGTGGTACATGTGCCACGGGATCCCGCCCATCGGGTGCCGACGGAGCAAAGCTGGTATTAAAGCTGGTATTGAGTGAGGCATCTTACCTGAACTGCTGCCCCAGCCCGCCTGCTAGACTAAGATGTCCTGAATTTTGGGGCAAAGAATCCGTGATCGTCACACAGTTGGGATAAATGGGATAGCTATGGTTGCCTATTTGCTGGAAGTCGGCTGCGAAGAACTCCCGGCCAGCTTTGTGGACTCAGCTTTGCAGCAGTGGCAAACCGGGATCCCGGCCTCTTTGACAGAGGCTCATTTGCAAGCAGAGCAGATGCAACTTTTTGGAACACCACGCCGCTTGGCCGTTTTGTTGCAGGGATTACCGAATCAACAACCGGATCGCACCCTAGAAGTCAAAGGCCCGCCTGCCCAGATCGCCTACCAAGATGGCCAACTCACCGCCACCGGCGAGAAATTTGCCCAGAAGCAGGGGGTGGATCCCGGCAGTCTTGAGGTGCGGCAGGTGGGCAAGGGATCCTTTGTGTTTGCGGTGCAGAAGGTGCGGGGACGACCGACGGCGGCAGTGATTCAAGAGTTGGCTCCCAGCTGGATTACGGGGCTGAGCGGCGAACGGCTGATGCGCTGGGCCTGTGGGGATTTGAAGTTTCCCCGTCCGATTCGCTGGTTGGTGTCTCTCTGGGATGATCAGGTGTTGCCCTTGTTGTTACCCACCCATGAGGGGAATACCAAGCCGGGATTGGTGGCAGGACGGGTTAGCCAAGGGCACCGGGTTTTGGGGCCAGGAGCGGTCATCCTGAAGCAAGCCGAGAGCTACAGCGAGCAGATGCAAGCCGCAGGGGTGAGTCCGGATCCGGCGGTGCGGCAGGCATCCATTCAGACAGAGGTGGCCAAGCTGGCGACCCAGGTGAATGGAGAGGCCCAGATCCCCCCCGCTTTGCTGCGGGAGGTGGTGCAATTGGTGGAATGGCCAACGGCAGTCTTGGGGCGGTTTGAACCGGAATTTCTCCGCTTACCGGCTGCGGTGATCGAGACGGTGATGATCACTCACCAACGCTACTTTCCAGTCCGAGATCGACGGGATCCCCAAAAACTGTTGCCCTACTTCATCACCATCTCCAACGGTGACCCTGAACAGTCGGAACGAATCGGGGCAGGCAATAGCCGCGTGGTGCGGGCGCGATTGTCGGATGCTCGCTTTTTCTACGAAGAAGATCTGCGGATCCCGTTGGCGGAGAAAGTGGATCGTCTTAAGGCCGTTACCTTTGCGGAAGGGCTGGGATCCATGCGGGACAAGGTGGAACGCATCCGCCAGATCAGCCGCCAGATTGCCCTAGCCTTGAACCTAGAACCGCAGGATCAGGCGCTGGTGGATCGCACCGCCCAACTGTGCAAAGCAGACTTGGTTACCCAGATGGTGTACGAGTTCCCAGAGTTGCAGGGGATCATGGGGGCCGACTACGCCCGTCAGGATGGGGAACCGGAAGCCGTAGCAGACGGGATCGAGCAGCACTACTGGCCTCTGGGGGCGGGAGAGGCTCTGCCTACAACCTTGACGGGTCGAGTAGTGGGTTGGGCGGATCGCCTGGATACGTTGGTGGGCATGTTTCGCTTGGGGCGGATCCCGACTGGATCTTCTGATCGGTTCGCTTTACGGCGGGCGGCCAATAGCTTGGTGTTGATCGCTTGGGATGCTGAGTGGGCATTGGATGTGAATCAGCTGCTGCAGAGACTGGTTCAGGAGTATGCGGAGGGCGATGCCGATACCCTGAGAGCGCTGCAGGAGTTCTTGGCCCAACGGCTGCAAACCCTTTTACAGGAGGAAAAACAGATCGATTATGATCTGGTCAGGGCAGTGTTGGGGGATCCTGAATCCCTCAGGCTTTCAGATGGGGACTCCGTAAAGTCAGAACAGTCCGATCTCCCTTTGCGAGCCTTGAGCAATTTGCCGCTGACTCTCTTGCGCGCTGAGTATCTGCAACATCTGCGGGCAACCGGGGAATTGGCAGATCTGTACCCCACCTTGAATCGCTGTGCCCGGCTGGCGGCGCAAGGTAGCTTAGACTATGACGTTGTGGATCCAGCGGCAGTGATCGATCCCCAACAGTTGCAGGATCCGGCAGAAATTCAACTTTACGAAGTCTGCCAAAGGATTTACCGCCGCGGTGTGGAGCCCGCCCTTCAGGGAGACTTTACCCCGTTGGTGGAAGCCCTGCAGGAAGCAGCCCCGCAGGTGGCACAGTTTTTTGAGGCAGTTTTGGTGATGGATCCCGATCCTGTCCTCCGAGCCAATCGCCTTAATTTGCTAGGTTTGCTGCGCAACCAGTCCCGCCTTTTGGGAGATATGGGGGCCGTTGTCATGCCAGGAAGCTAAGGCACTGCTGCAGGGCTCGGCTAACCGAACCCATATAGCCTTCTCCAAACAAGTTGAGATGGTTAAGCCAGTGGTAGAGCTGGTAAAGAGGTTTGCGTCTGGGGTAGCCCGGATCCAAAGGATAGGCCCACTGATAGGCTTGATAAAACTCCGCCGGGAAACCCCCAAACAATTCC
The sequence above is drawn from the Thermostichus vulcanus str. 'Rupite' genome and encodes:
- a CDS encoding cation:proton antiporter, coding for MFAKFANWTQMHGDPLAVAIGPVENPVLVFLIIMTIMLVAPLLFERVRLPGIIGLILAGLVVGPYGLGILQRDDTIILLGTVGLLFLMFMAGLETSLEDLKLNAGKASIFGALTFLLPMLIGTGAMLALGYNFLAAVLVASCFASHTLIGLPIVSKLGLMRLQTVTATLGATLITNVLALLVLAVVVRAHQGELTLQFWLTLIPLLTLYTFATLWGVPKLGGWFFQRFGHDEGAEFTFVIATLFVVAYGAELIGIEPVVGAFLAGTAITPIIPQLSPLMNRIQFIGNTLFVPFFLISVGMLINPGILLGEPRSLLVGGVMIGAEVVSKFGAAWIPAQLFGWRFSSTMVMFGLSMAQAAATLAAITVAFEVELVDELTVNGTIAMILVTCVASPWIVARWGEQMQPTEVLAESTELPKPRWGSRVLVPVANPDTENNLLRLALILAKKEGGTLLPLHVLVDRTGISPGALSQQEQLLAFAEAFAHSALTQVEPIRRVDDSIDKGIVRSAAERQASLVVLGWKGYSTYAENFFGSVIDAVVRQAGIPVLITRFPVAIEMTRRILLAAAEPEVSARSLQETVGLAQTLANELKAGLQVLLVQTRPGGERAVPKPKLDETDFPNLPIQRVQGGVVAEVLKALQPGDLLMLIPSEGRNPSRLGREPEIIARNRPTLSMIVVHVPRDPAHRVPTEQSWY
- a CDS encoding serine/threonine-protein kinase, coding for MNQLAPGKLIGQRYQLVQSISAGGMGQVFKAIDTRLFNRPVAVKLLHQNLAGDEKTQQQLRKRFGQEVRISTLLGEHPSIVKVLDYGLESNHPYLVMEYLTGHSLGELMLKYKPMPPNRVVNIARQVCAGLYYAHSLETNQDGHAIKGVIHRDIKPSNIFAIKDETLGETIKILDFGIAKLLSDVSIALGTQTTGFLGTVRYASPEQVRGEELDARSDIYSFGVVLYRMLTGQQPLRPKTDSFPGWYDAHNHQPPQPFDRSALPYPIPVELEQVVLSCLAKDPDQRPQDMKILSAQLEGSLQLEGTASLIAPISRMTPPTTPIFSERTLAAMDGQEGTYRLISPQETGRKAFGHKAWPILGGVALMVAIMTGTFWGMRLLLAPGGRTETPTEEPDPETAETTGTDPSEALDLEDLGLLRDPEGELVFEDDPDPALTESETQSESESEGETTTEAPPEPDPSPTPAQPVAPLPAAPVVPAPVVPQAPPPVVTPAPAPPVAAPVTPVPAQPLNQPLFPQRNPASAPAPAPTAAVPSEAPTPSRLQQLREERERLGRD
- the glyS gene encoding glycine--tRNA ligase subunit beta → MVAYLLEVGCEELPASFVDSALQQWQTGIPASLTEAHLQAEQMQLFGTPRRLAVLLQGLPNQQPDRTLEVKGPPAQIAYQDGQLTATGEKFAQKQGVDPGSLEVRQVGKGSFVFAVQKVRGRPTAAVIQELAPSWITGLSGERLMRWACGDLKFPRPIRWLVSLWDDQVLPLLLPTHEGNTKPGLVAGRVSQGHRVLGPGAVILKQAESYSEQMQAAGVSPDPAVRQASIQTEVAKLATQVNGEAQIPPALLREVVQLVEWPTAVLGRFEPEFLRLPAAVIETVMITHQRYFPVRDRRDPQKLLPYFITISNGDPEQSERIGAGNSRVVRARLSDARFFYEEDLRIPLAEKVDRLKAVTFAEGLGSMRDKVERIRQISRQIALALNLEPQDQALVDRTAQLCKADLVTQMVYEFPELQGIMGADYARQDGEPEAVADGIEQHYWPLGAGEALPTTLTGRVVGWADRLDTLVGMFRLGRIPTGSSDRFALRRAANSLVLIAWDAEWALDVNQLLQRLVQEYAEGDADTLRALQEFLAQRLQTLLQEEKQIDYDLVRAVLGDPESLRLSDGDSVKSEQSDLPLRALSNLPLTLLRAEYLQHLRATGELADLYPTLNRCARLAAQGSLDYDVVDPAAVIDPQQLQDPAEIQLYEVCQRIYRRGVEPALQGDFTPLVEALQEAAPQVAQFFEAVLVMDPDPVLRANRLNLLGLLRNQSRLLGDMGAVVMPGS